Proteins encoded together in one Chitinophaga sp. LS1 window:
- the hemB gene encoding porphobilinogen synthase: MIRRNRILRATPAIRAMVAETILRPSDFIAPLFIVEGKNVKEEIISMPGYFRYSLDLIVEEVKELWSLGIKSVLLFVMVPDNLKDNKGTEAVNPDGLMQRSIKAIKEAVPGIVVMTDVALDPYSIYGHDGIVENEQIVNDATVEVLTRMSLSHAQAGADFVAPSDMMDGRILAIRNILEENNFTKVGIMAYSAKYASCFYGPFRDALDSAPGFGDKKTYQMDYANSTEAILETLQDIEQGADIVMVKPALAYLDIIRILKDNVHVPISAYHVSGEYAMIKAAAQKGWLDENKTILETLTSIKRAGASLIATYFAKDAAKLLQ; encoded by the coding sequence ATGATTCGCCGTAACAGAATTTTGAGAGCTACTCCCGCCATACGTGCTATGGTTGCGGAAACGATTTTAAGGCCGAGCGATTTCATTGCCCCCTTATTCATTGTAGAGGGGAAAAATGTGAAGGAAGAGATCATTTCCATGCCGGGTTATTTCCGGTATTCATTGGATCTGATCGTAGAAGAGGTAAAAGAATTGTGGAGCCTGGGTATTAAGAGTGTGTTGCTGTTCGTAATGGTTCCTGATAACCTGAAAGATAATAAAGGTACAGAAGCAGTAAATCCGGATGGATTGATGCAGCGTAGCATCAAAGCCATCAAGGAAGCAGTTCCTGGAATCGTTGTGATGACGGATGTGGCATTGGATCCTTATTCCATCTATGGTCATGATGGTATCGTAGAGAATGAGCAGATCGTAAACGATGCGACTGTGGAAGTACTGACCCGCATGAGCCTCAGCCATGCACAGGCAGGTGCTGACTTCGTAGCCCCAAGTGATATGATGGACGGCCGTATTCTGGCTATCCGCAACATCCTGGAAGAAAATAATTTTACCAAGGTAGGTATCATGGCATATAGTGCAAAATACGCTTCCTGTTTCTATGGTCCGTTCCGCGATGCACTGGATTCTGCACCAGGTTTTGGTGACAAGAAAACTTACCAGATGGATTATGCAAACTCCACAGAAGCAATCCTGGAAACACTGCAGGATATAGAACAAGGCGCGGATATTGTAATGGTAAAACCAGCATTGGCTTACCTGGATATTATCCGTATTTTGAAAGATAATGTACATGTACCGATCAGCGCTTACCATGTAAGTGGAGAGTACGCCATGATCAAGGCTGCTGCACAAAAAGGATGGCTGGATGAGAACAAGACCATACTGGAAACACTGACCAGCATCAAGCGTGCAGGAGCCAGCCTGATTGCTACTTATTTTGCGAAAGACGCAGCTAAATTATTACAATAA